AACTGGTGGGCTTTTCATTAATTGCAAAGAACCCTACTAAATTGTCAATCCTGTCGGCAAGGGCAATAGTGACGGTTATTGGCATTTTTGGACACAAGCTCTCTGGGCCGGTAGGATAATAATGATTTTCTATGGCATCAACCACCTGTAGATCTTCTTTAGCATATTGAGCATAACATGCCCCAATTTGTCCTTGCAATTCAGGAAATTCTGATACTACTGCACTAACCAAATCTGCTTTAGCTAAAATTGCAGCACGCTCAACCAATTCTAAATTAGCTCCTTTAACCCAGCACGCTACCAGCAAAGAAAGGTTAACTAGCCTATTTACCTTTTCTGCCATTGAGCCCAATTGTTTATGAAAAGTAAGGCGCCCAAGCTGGCTTGTAAATTCCTCAAGACCGAGTTTTAAATCATGTTCATAAAAATATTTAGCATCACTCAAACGCGCTCTAACGACTTTTTGATTTCCTTTCACTATGATATCATCTGAATTAGCCAGCCCATTTGATACTATGATAAAACGATAAGATAAATTTCCTTTATAATCATAAAGTGGAAAATAACGCTGATGAGTCTTAATGGTCAGTTCAATAATACTACTAGGCATGTTTAAAAATTCTGCTTCAAACTCTCCAACCATCACTACCGGCCATTCAACTAGCCCTACTACTTCATTCATTAAACGCTGATCATGTGCAAATGTTAAATCATATTTAGCACAAACTTTTTCGATTTCTTTTTTAATGATATTTTCACGTTTAGCAGAATCTAAAATAACATAGCGTTTAGATAAGTTTTCCTCATAATCTTCAAAATATCTTACTTCAAAACTTTCCGGAGCAATAAATCTATGCCCCTTAGTTTTCCGATTAGCTTTAATTCCTGCATATTCAACTGGCAACACTTTGCCATCAAATAAGCATAATATATTTCTGATAGGTCTAACCCACGTATGCGTACCACTTCCCCAGCGCATTGATTTAGGCCATACAAAATCTAACATAATTTTATTTAGCAAATTAGTAATCTCTATATCGATATTCTTAGCCTGCGGATTATTAACTACAAAATAAAAAGAGCCTTTTGGGGTATCTTTTAATTCTAGCTCGCTCCTTTGTTTGCCATATTTAGCTGCAAAACTATCGATAATTTTTTGTTCCGCATCAGCCCGCGGCCCTCTGATTTCTTGCTCCTGGTTTTGCTTCATAATAATAGCTTTAGCCTGCAAAGTAAGTCTTCTTGGAGAGACAAAAGTATTTACCACCTCAGCTTTAAGTGACAATTTTTCAAGCCCTATTTTAAATAGGTTTCGAAGCTGCTCAGCTGCATTTGCTTGCATTCTTGAAGGAATTTCTTCACTTAAAATTTCAAATAGTAATTCTGACATTTTTTAATTATCCAACAAATTTTGTAATTAACATCGTTTTATTACTCTTTATATATTTAGCATATTTCAAGAGTTACGTAGTTACATTTAAAAATAAATTATAAGCATTAATATACAACTGCGCTTAACTGCAATATTTTTAATCACTACACTTAAGATTAAGAGTATATTTTTCAGCGCAATTTTTTGCCATAGCTCGAACGCGCGCTATATAATTTGCCCGTTCATTAACGCTAATCACCCCTCTTGCATCAAGAATATTAAAGTAATTACTTGCCTTAATACATTGCTCATAAGCTGCAAATACCAAATTAAGCTCTATTAACTTATGCGACTCAATTTCCGATTCTTCAAAATTTTTCCGCATGATTTCTACATCTGCTAAATCTAAGCAATAACTGGAAAGATCATGCTCATATTGTTTAAATAAATCACCATAACTATATTGATCGCTTAGCTCAGGTGCGGAGTTATATCTTAGATCAAAAATATTTTCTTTATCTTGCAAAAACATGGCAATTCGCTCGAGCCCATAAGTTAACTCACCTGTAATAGGATCACACTCTACTCCACCAACTTGCTGCATATAAGTAAATTGGGAGATTTCCATACCATCACACCATATTTCCCAACCCAAACCCCAGGCACCCAAGGTTGGTGATTCCCAATCGTCTTCAACCAATCTAATATCATGCTTTAAAGGATCAATACCGATTGTTTTTAAACTTTCTAAATATAATTCAACAATATTTTCAGGCGATGGTTTTAAAATCACTTGGTACTGGTGAAAACGGTATAATCTATTGGGATTTAAGCCATATCTTCCGTCTGCAGGCCTACGGGATGGCTGAACATATGCAGCTTTAAGCGGCTTTTTGCCAAGCGTCATTAAAGTAGTAGCAGGATGGAAGGTCCCTGCTCCCATTTCCATATCATAAGGCTGCAGAATAACACAACCTAAATTTTTCCAATATTCATCTAAAGTAGCAATTAAATCTTGAAATGAATTAGCCTTATTCATCTTATAGCTCATATTTTGACCAGATTATATGCTCTCTAATTTTAATCGCCAAATTATCCAGCACAATATCTAGACCTAACTTACTTAACAATTTAGATTTTTTAGGTTCAAGTTTAATAATTTTAACTTTCTTACCAAATTGCTGCTCAGCCACCTCTTCAAAAAACCCTATCTCATCCGCCAACCCATTTTCTATAGCCTGCATACCCGACCAGATCTTACCGCTAAATAGATCTTTATTATCTTTTAATTTTTTATCTCTAGAGGTTTTAACAATTGCCATAAAATTTTTATGTACATCTTGCTGCATTTCTTTGAGCATATTAATATCTTCTTGCTTCTCAGGCAAAAATGGATCAAGGATGCTTTTATTTTCTCCTTGAGTATATACTCTTCTTTCAATACCTATTTTTTTAATCAGCTCAGTAAAACCAAATCCTGATGAAATCACTCCAATACTACCAATAATCGCATTATTGGCTGTATAAATTCTATCACCAGCACAAGCTAAATAATAACCACCAGAGGCTGCAATATCCTCAATAAACATCCATACAGGTACATTCTTTTCCCGCTTAAGCTTAAGTATATATTTATAAATTAATTCCGATTGCACTGGCGAACCACCAGGTGAATTAATAGCTATACATACAGCTTTAACATGCTTAGTTTCAAAAGCTTTTTTAATTAATTCCTGATAATTTTCAAAGCAAATGCCTCCTTTTCTAGGACCAATGTTACCTATCACTCCTTTAAAAGTAAGGTGAACTACCACTCTTTTATTTACTTTAAGAATCTTCTTTACAAACCATCTTTTAATATTCATACAAATTCATCCTTCCTACTGGATAATAATCAATTTTAGTTTCACGCATTTCATTAGGATCAAATATGTTCCTAAAATCTATAAGTTTTACTTGCGGAGATAAGGGGTAATTTTTTATTATTTTAAACTCTTGCCATTCAGTCAGTATTATTATTGCCTGATATTCCAGCAAGCCATCTAAATTCTCTAACCACGCCACTTTCCAATCAAGTTGTTGTTGCTTGAACTTATTTTGAAAAAGCGGATCATAAATATCTATATTATAGCCTTGGCTAATCAACTTAGGAACCATATAAAGAGTTGTAGAATCTCTAATATCATCAGTATTTGCTTTAAAGCTCATACCTAACACTAATATTTTATGATTATTAGGGATAAGCTTTTCAATTACTTCTACAACATACTGCTTTTGCTGTTCATTAGTTTTAAGAATATTACTGATAAGCGGCGCATCCACCTTTGATTTTACTACTAATTGCTGCATTTCTAAGCAATCTTTAGGAAAGCATGAGCCCCCAAATCCAGGTCCTGGGTTTAAAAAATATTTACCAATACGATGGTCATCCTTAAGCCCTGCCAGTACATTCTCTGCATTAGCACCTATCTTATCTGCAAGGCGGGCCACTTCATTGGCAAAACCTATCTTCATGGCTAAAAAACTATTAGCTGCATATTTACACATTTCACTGGAAAGTGGATCCATTACCAATAACGGAACTTTTTGCTCTATAAATTTTGCATATAAATTTTTTAAAATTTCTGCCCCAAAGATAGAATAAACGCCCACCACTATCCGATCAGGGTTAAAAAAGTCCTCTAACGCTGAACCTTCTCGTAAAAATTCTGGGTTAGAAGCAAGTTCATAACAAGCATTTAATTTTAAGTCTTTTACAAGCATCTTATTAGTACCTACCGGCACGGTAGATTTAATAACAATTAACTTTTTTTCTAATGAATCTTTTAATTCATTACAGATTTGTTGGAAAGCTGCTTTAACATATTTTAAATCCGCTTCATCAGTTACAGGATCGGTTGGAGTACCAACAGCAATCATAATAATTTCTGCATCTTTGATCAAACTATAATCAGTAGTAAAATTAAGTCTCTCCTTATTTTTAACTACCAATTCCTCAAGGCCAGGCTCGTAAATAGGAATAATATTTTGGTTAAGATCAGTTATTTTGTGAGGATCAATATCAATACAAGTAACATGATGACCAAGCTCAGCAAGTCCTACTCCTGTTACCAACCCAACATATCCTACTCCAATTATTGCAACTTTCATCTTAAATATATTTTTTAATAATTTCTTTTACATTTTGAGTAAACTCTGGGTTTTCAAGCATATAGGCAATATTAGCTTCAAGATATCCCAACTGATTCCCGCAATCAAACCTTTCCGCCTGAAACTCAAGTGCATAAAATTTTTGAGTTTTAAGTAAATTCTGCATTGCATCAGTTAGCTGTATTTCGCCATTTTTGCCTTTTTCAAAACGAGCTATTTCTTCAAAAATTTCAGGTTTTAAAATATATCTACCCACAATAGCTAAATTTGACCTAGCTTCATGAATAGCAGGCTTTTCAATCATTTCAGTAATTCTTAAAAAGCCGTTTTCCGGGACTACATTTACAATCCCATATCTATCCACATCTTCCTTAGCAACTCTGAAGGTAGCAATGATATTGGCATCAAGAATATTATAAGCTTCGATCATTTTTTTTAAAAAGCCGCCTTCAATTTTTAGCATTTCATCTGCTAAAATGACCGCAAAAGGTTCATCTTGCACAAAACTGCGCGCACACCATACGGCGTGCCCCAGGCCTAGTGGTTCTTGCTGTCTTATAAAGGCAATATTGCCGGCCTCTGGCAACCAAGCTTTAACTTTTTTTAATTGCTCTTCTTTCTGAGTATCGGATAATACTGACTCTAATTCATACGCATGGTCAAAATGATTAGTAATCGCATTCTTATTGCGCCCAGTTATAAAAATAAACTGCTCCATCTCAGCATCCCTTGCCTCTTCATAGGCATATTGGATAATAGGCTTGGAAGCAACCGGCAGCATTTCTTTAGGTAAAGATTTAGTAGCCGGCAAAAATCTTGTACCCAAGCCTCCCACAGGAAACACAACTTTTTTAATTGGTTTTGGCATATTAATAATATTAATATTTTTTTAAAAGTATTATCAATTGATTACAAAAAGTTGCAACCACTTTATGCGTTTGCCTCAACATACCTAACTAGCCTACCTTTTTCTAAGGTTAGTACTTTATCAAAATTTTTGATTAATTGGTGATTATGAGTAACAATTAAGGCCGCCAAATTATTACTTTTGATAGTTTCAATCATTAGCGCAAAGACTTTAGCAGCAGTTTGCGGATCTAAATTACCGGTTGGTTCATCGGCTAAAATTAATTTTGGTTTATTAATCATAGCTCTAGCAATGGCTACTCTTTGTTGCTCCCCCCCAGATAATTGTGCTGGAAAATGCTGTATACGCTCAGCAAGTCCTAAACTTTCTAATAACGAAGTGGCAACCTTAATGGCCTCTTCCTTAGTAAGTAGCTTATTAACTAACGCTGGCATCATCACATTTTCAAGCGCAGTAAAATCAGGCAACAGATGATGGAATTGATAAACAAAACCTACATTTTTTCCTCTAATTTTGGCTCTTTCCGCATCTTTCATCTTTTTAACCAAAAGATGATTAATTCTTACCTCACCATGACTTGCTTCATCCACCAGTCCGCAAATATTTAACAAAGAAGTTTTACCACATCCCGAAGGCCCCAACAAACCTATCACTTGATTTGCTTCAATGGTTAAACTAATATCTTTTAAGATATCAAGATGATGGCCACCTTGAGTAAAAGATTTAGTAATATTATTTAGTTCAAGAATGGTTTCAGTCATTTTTTAAACCTTGCACCGGATTGATAGACGCAGCCTTAATCGCAGGAAAAAGGGTAGCAATAATAGAAAGTACAGTAGTAAGCCCAGAAATCTTATAAACATCTTCAAAATCAAGCTTAGCAGGCAATTGGCTCAAATAATACACAACTGGGTCAAATAGGGTAGTACCGGTCATGCTTTCTAAAAACCTTCTAATCGTTTCAATATTTTCAGCAAAACTTACTCCTAAAAATACTCCCATTAAGGTGCCAAAAATACCGATAAACGCTCCTATATACATAAAAATTCTTATAATCATTATTCTAGTAGCACCATAAGTACGCAAAATAGCAATATCGCTTTTTTTATCGTTAACTAGCATATAAAGACTAGATATGATATTAAAAGCTGCCACAATAATAATTAAAGTAAGAATTAAAAACATAACAGCGCGCTCAATTTCTAACGCAGAAAGAATTTGAGCATTTTGCTGCTGCCAATCTTCTATTAAATATCTACCGTGCAATACTTTGTTAATGCCATTTTTAATATTTTGGGTTTTATACGGGTTTTGTACTTCAAACTCAATTTCAGTAATAGCATTTTCTGGCAATCTAAATAATTTTTGAGCAGTTTTTAAAGGAATATATAAATAGGCATTATCATACAAATACAGCCCAGATTCAAAAATACCAGACACAATAAAAGTTTTAAACCTAGGCACCATACCCATCACCGTGGCATTAGTAGTAGCAGTTACCACTTTTATTTCATCACCAACACTTACCCCCAAGCTATTCGCTAAGCTTACCCCTAAAATTACCGAATCTTCTTCTTCCTTAAACCTTACAAGATTGCCCTCAATTAAGTTACTACTAATCATAGGTTTGCGTTTAAGCAAATCTGCTTCTATTCCTTTTAGTACTCCTCCGGCAATCGCACTTTTATTGCTTAACATTACCTTGCGATCAACTTGAGGAGTGACTTGCTTAACTCCTTCAATTTTATTTAAAGCTTTTAAATAATCTGGGTAGCCAATAATACCATCCCTTCCGCCTTTAATAGTAATATGGCCGCTCATGCCTAAGGTTATTTTAGTAAGTTCCTCTCTATAACCATTCATGACAGCCATCACTACTATTAAAGCCGCCACTCCCAGAATAATACCTAGCAATGAAAAACCAGTAGTAACCGAAATAAAATTGCTTTTATGCTTAGAATGCAAATATCTATAAGCAATAAAAAATTCTGTAAAATTAAGCATGTTCTTTAACCCATTCAATTACCTGACTAACATCCACTTCGGTAAGCTCGCCAGTAGCTCTAATTTTACATTCAACTTTATTGCCAGCTAATTTTTTAGGACCAATAATAATTTGTAAAGGCACCCCGATCAGTTCATGCGTAGCAAATTTACTTCCTGCACTTTGATCTGTATCATCAAATAAAATTTCAAAATTTTGGCTTAATAATTCACTATATAATTCATAGGCCACTTCCATTACTTGTTCATCTTTTTTAAGAGGAATAATTGAACAAATGAACGGCGCTACTGCTTTAGGCCAAACGATCCCTCTTTCATCATTAGAGGCCTCAATTATTCCTCCAACTAGTCTGGATACACCAATTCCAAAACAACCCATTTCCACCGGCTGTAATTTACCATTACCATCTGTTACTTGGGCTTTTAGGCTCTCTGAATATTTAGTTCCCAAATAAAAAATATGCCCTATTTCTATTCCTTTGCTATGTTTTAACCGAGCTTGAGGTACTGGGCATTTTTCTTCGATATGCATTTCATCTGCCATAGCATAATAATTGGCATAATCTTGAGCCTTTAGTCCTTCATCATCCATTAGTTGCTGATCATAATAAATATCACTTTCACCGGTTTCAGCTAAAATATGAAATTCATGACTCAAACTTCCTCCGATGACCCCAGGATCAGCCTGGATTGGTAAAGCTTTAAGTCCCAACCTTTTAAAGATACTGAGGTAGGTCTCAAACATTTTATAATAAGATTTCTCAGCATCTTCTTTAGTTAAGTCAAAGGTATACGCATCTTTCATTAAAAATTCACGCCCACGCATCACTCCAAAACGCGGTCTTATTTCATCTCTAAATTTCCACTGAATTTGATATAAGTTCATAGGCAATTGTTTATAAGAATTTATATTCTTACGAAAAATGTCAGTTACTACTTCCTCGCCAGTAGGGCTAAATAGCAAAGGATTGTCATGACGATCAATCATTCTCAGTGTTTCTTTACCATACCCGTCCGAACGCCCTGATTCATGCCATAAACTTGTAGGTTGAATAATAGGCATTAAAATCTCTTGAGCTCCAGCCTTATTTAACTCTTCACGAATAATTTTGCTAATATTTTGCAGCACTTTAAGCCCAAGCGGTAGCCAGTTATAAATACCGCTAGTCAGCTGTCTAATCATGCCAGCTCTAAGCATTAATTTATGCGAGACAATTTGTGCCTCTTGAGGATTTTCTTTTAAAACCGGCATGAATAATTTTGAAACAAGCATATTAGCGTAATTCTCTTATATATTTTTGATCAATATTTATTATCAACTGCGTTATAATACAATATAAATTTAATAAAACTAAAGTAATTTAAAGATTATAGTAAAGATTTGAGCCTAATAACTACTTCAGGAGAGTTTTCATTAATCTTAACTGTTTTAATCTTACTCGTATTTCCTGTTATTATCGCAATTTTGCTTTTGGCAATTTTTAAAAATTCTGACAAAAATTTAATAATAGCTTCATTTGCTTCATTATCTTTAGGCTTGGCAGTAACCATAATTTTTACGGCCCACTTCCCTGAAGCTATTTCAAGCATTTTTCCAAAATTATTTTTAGCCGCATTTGGGGAGGCTTTTACCAAAAGCAGTATATAATTATCTATGATCTGAAAAGGCAAATATTCTTGGAACAATCCTAGACCCCTTACTATTAAAAATAGGTATTAAAATACTTTTAAACCAAATGCTTGTTTAACTTCTGCTAATGTTTTAACGCTTAATTCTGCAGCCTTGCTATTGCCTTGAGTTACAATAGCTTGCACATGATCCAAATGATTACGTAGATATTTAATTTCATTAGCAATTGGTACAATTTTATTAACCACCACTTCATATAAAGCGGATTTAAACTCAGCAAAACCTTTGCCTTCAAATTGCTCAATCACACGGGTTTTGGTTGAGTCCGTGCAAGCTGCATAAATGGTTGCCAGGTTATTCAACTCAGGGCGTGCGCCTAGAGTTGCTAAAGAAATTGCTTCACTATCAGATTTGGCTTTTTTAATTTTTTTGATAATAGCATCTTCATCATCATCTAAGTTAATCCGTGAGTAATCAGATTCATCAGATTTACTCATCTTTTTGGTTGCATCTCGTAAACTCATGATTCTGGTAGCCTCTCCTACTATATAAGGTTCTGGCACGGTTAAAATACTTCGTTCAAATTTTCTATTTAAGCTTTGCGCTATGTCTCTTGCCAGCTCTAAATGCTGCTTTTGATCATCTCCTACCGGCACATGAGTAGGATGATAAAGCAAGATATCTGCTGCCATCAACACTGGATAAGTATAAAGCCCTACATAAGCATTATCTTTATTTTTACCTGACTTATCTTTAAATTGAGTCATGCGGTTTAACCAACCAATACGTGCTACACAAGATAAAATCCAGGCAAGCTCTGCATGATGTGGATTTTGAGATTGCACAAAAATACAAGCCTGCTCCGGATCAATCCCGCAAGCTAAATAAGTAATGACCGCATTTAATATGTTACGTTTAAGCTCATCAGGATCTTGATCAGTGGTAATGGCATGAAGATCTGCTACAAAAAGAAAAGTTTCGGCATGCATTTGAAGCTTAGTCCAATTTTTGATGGCACCCAAATAATTTCCTAAGTGCAATCTACCGGTAGTCGTTATACCTGATAATATCCTTGTAACCTGTTCACTCACAATGCTTCTCTCATATCAATATTAACAATTTCGCCACCCTTTAATTGTAACATCTGCTTGATCTCTTGCTCACATTTTATGAGCAGGTTTTTATCCACCGATCTTAAAGCCAAAGTGGTTCCTAACTTACCGTGATATACAAAAGGATAGCTTCCTATTTCAACTTCTATAAATTGATTTTGAATTTGCGCCAGCTCTTCAGCAAAGTTTCCTTCAGTTAAATAAGTATGAATATAAATATTCTCGAGTGGCACCCCACCTTTTAACTGATTCTTTAAAGTCCAAAACATGCTTTGGGCGATTTTTGGCACTCCGGCTAGCACAAAAACATTCTCAACCTTAAAGCCAGGAGCAAGAGAAACCGGGTTATCAATCAACGTTGCCCCTGCTGGCAAATCGCCCATTTTTAAACGTGCTTCATTTAATTGGTCAGGAGCATACTGTCTCTTTAAACATTCAAGCGCTCGTGCATCTCGTACCAACTCTCTGCCAAAAACCTTAGCAATACAGCTAGCTGTAATATCATCATGGGTAGGTCCAATTCCACCAGTAGTAAATACATAATCATATTTTTTACTAAAATTACGTACTGTTTCGATGATCATTTCTTCAACATCCGGCACTATGCTCACCTCTCTTAACCTAATCCCTATTGAATTAAGCTCTTTGGCTAAAAAATTTACGTTGAGGTCTTGAGTTTTACCAGACAAGATTTCATTCCCAATTACCACTATTGCGGCATAGTATATTTTGTCATTCATAATAAAGTTAATACACGCTCATTTATCTGTTCTATTGAAAAATTATAGGTTTATTATTATACTCACCTTTTATAGCAATTAAAAATTCATTTAGGAATAATAAAATTTAATGACCATTAAAATTCACAAACCAGCAGATTTTGAAAAAATGCGCGTTGCCGGAAAGCTAGCAGCCCAAACTTTAGATATGATCACGGAGCATGTTCAGCCCGGTATTACCACCAATCAACTTAATGAAATTTGTCATGAGTTTATTATTGCGCATAATGCGATTCCTGCGCCGCTAAATTACAAAGGGTACCCTAAATCAATTTGCACCTCCGTTAATCATGTAGTATGTCATGGCATCCCTGATGATACCCAACTCAAAAATGGCGATATCATTAACATCGATGTAACAGTCATTGTTGATGGTTGGTATGGAGATACCTCAAGGATGTACTGGGCAGGAGAGCCTAAAGTTGCAGCCAAAAGGCTTACTCAAGTTACTTATGATGCTATGATGCTGGGGATTGAGCAAATCAAACCCGGTAATACCTTAGGTGATATAGGCTATGCTATACAAACTCACGCTGAAAAACATCACTATTCAATTGTAAGAGATTTTTGTGGGCACGGAATTGGCCAAATATTCCATGACGAACCTAATGTATTGCATTACGGCAGACCCGGCAAAGGTACTGTACTGGAAGAGGGGATGCTTTTTACGGTAGAACCAATGATTAATATTGGTAAATATGAAACGATTATCGATCAATTTAATGGCTGGACCGCTAGAACTAGAGATAAATCGCTGTCTGCTCAATTTGAGCATACAGTGGGAGTAACCAAGGATGGTGTAGAAATTTTTACTATATCACCTAAAGGATTAAAACATCCTAACTTTAATATATAAAATCATGACTCAACCTCATTATCATGGTCACAGGCAACGTTTGAAGGATAAGTTTCTAAACTCTCCTTCTGAAAGCTTCCCTGATTATGAACTGATGGAGTTGTTCTTATTTTTACTCAACCCTAGAAGAGATGTTAAGCCTGATGCCAAAAAAGCGATTGAGCAATATGGCAATATTGCTCGGATTTTCGCTCTATCTTCTCAAGATCTAAGTAAACTTCCGGGCATAACACCACATTCTACGGTTTATTTTAAGTTATTTAAAGAAATTGCCACCCGCATTAATAAATCTGCTTTGGAATCGAAACCTATTATTAATACACATGAGGTGCTAATTGAATATCTAAGAGGCGCAATAGGGCATAATGCTACCGAAAATTTTGCCATTCTTTACTTAGATAAAAAAAATATGCTCATATATACTGAAATTATTGAATATGGTACTATAGATCAAACTAATATTTATCCTAGAGAGATAATGAAAAATGCGCTTGCTTTAAATGCCACTGCTTTAATTATTGCACATAATCACCCAAGTAATAATATCCAACCTTCTAAAGCAGATATTACTTTAACCAACATATTAAAAAAAATTACTTCCTCTCTTAACATTACTCTTCATGATCATGTAATTATTACCTCTGAAAGCTTTTTTAGTTTTAAACAGAACAATCTACTTTAATTAATTAGAGAGTTAGAAGAAGAATAGCTTGGCTAGGCTGCGCGGCTAGTATAAACTCTATTGGCAGCCTGCAAGGTAGCCATGTTCATTTCTTCGAATCTTTTATTATGCTTTCGTTGATCGATCATATAATCTATTAAAGCATAAATTTCACGATCATACTCAGCATTACCATATTTTTTTAAATAACTGATTAAATTATCGAACATGCTTTCTGTTTCAAATTTTGAAGTAGAATAAACAATATAAAATACTAGCTTCTCAGCAATGCTTAACTCTTTAAAGCGCTCCAACCTATCTACTGTCATGATCTTTTTAACATAGCTTACAAACCTTTCTATTTGGTTTTCAGCATATATATGTTGCTTAGTTCTCATAATTTATCATTTGCTATGGGGATATATTAATATATTAACATATTTTTTGATAAATTAAAATACTTTTATACTCTAGATTTATTGTTATCTAATTTAGAAATAATAATAAGTTTTTAGAAAAAATAATGATAAACATCCCACCCCAGGACGCTTAAGCTATTTGATGAGCATAAGCATACTCAACAAAATATCAATACTCAGAATAGATTAAGCACCAGGCCTAATGTTGATACAAACTTAGGTAAGACCCTGATAAACATTTAGTAAAAGTAATTTATTTTCATAGCATTCGTTGGAGGAATATTGTTAAAGTCATTACTATATTCCTATAAATAGGACAAATTAAGATCTTGAATTAATATCCACCATGTCTTAAATCACTAAAACCCACCCAAGATATTAACAAGCTGAGTTTTTAAAGCCTCAGCATTAAAAGGCTTAACAATATAACTATTTTTACCAACATATTGTTGCGCCTCACCTACCATCCCTCTTTCTTCAGTCATCATAACAAAGGGTAAATCTTTTAGCGCCTCTTCTATTCTAATTTTTTTAAGCAAATCCAAGCCGCTCATAGGTTCCATATTCCAATCGGAAATAATTAGACCGAATTTTTTTTCTTTAAGTTTATTTAATGCCGCCTCACCCGTGGTCGCTTCTTCTACGTTAAAAAACCCAAGCTGATTTAAAAAATTTTTAACAATTCTAAGCATAGTTTTATAATCATCGACAATTAATATAGGTATATCCTTATCTACTGCCATGGTTAACTCTCCATATATTGTACAGCATTTTACAACGTTATTTATATTTAATTATAATACGTTTTGCAATTAAACAAAAGTTAATTTTTTAATTTATTAATTTTAGTTTTATATAAAGAATAAACTACTCCTGTTCCAAGTATAATTAAGGTTAATAGTAACGATAATAATGAGGGTATTTTACCTATTATACTAACCAAAAAGATTTTCCCCCCAATAAAAATCAAAATTATGGCCAAAGAGTATTTTAGATATTTAAAGCGGTGAATAATTGC
This window of the Rickettsiales endosymbiont of Stachyamoeba lipophora genome carries:
- a CDS encoding response regulator, whose translation is MAVDKDIPILIVDDYKTMLRIVKNFLNQLGFFNVEEATTGEAALNKLKEKKFGLIISDWNMEPMSGLDLLKKIRIEEALKDLPFVMMTEERGMVGEAQQYVGKNSYIVKPFNAEALKTQLVNILGGF
- the radC gene encoding RadC family protein; translation: MTQPHYHGHRQRLKDKFLNSPSESFPDYELMELFLFLLNPRRDVKPDAKKAIEQYGNIARIFALSSQDLSKLPGITPHSTVYFKLFKEIATRINKSALESKPIINTHEVLIEYLRGAIGHNATENFAILYLDKKNMLIYTEIIEYGTIDQTNIYPREIMKNALALNATALIIAHNHPSNNIQPSKADITLTNILKKITSSLNITLHDHVIITSESFFSFKQNNLL
- the map gene encoding type I methionyl aminopeptidase, translated to MTIKIHKPADFEKMRVAGKLAAQTLDMITEHVQPGITTNQLNEICHEFIIAHNAIPAPLNYKGYPKSICTSVNHVVCHGIPDDTQLKNGDIINIDVTVIVDGWYGDTSRMYWAGEPKVAAKRLTQVTYDAMMLGIEQIKPGNTLGDIGYAIQTHAEKHHYSIVRDFCGHGIGQIFHDEPNVLHYGRPGKGTVLEEGMLFTVEPMINIGKYETIIDQFNGWTARTRDKSLSAQFEHTVGVTKDGVEIFTISPKGLKHPNFNI